From Mucilaginibacter gotjawali:
AATCAAACTAATCAGTTAAAAATCTGTGATCAAAAATCTGTGAAAATCAAATTAATCAGCTAAATCTGCGGTCAATAATCAGTGAAATCAAAATAATCCGTAAAAATCCGTGATCAGGCTTGCATTTATATAAGCACTTATATAAATTGCACCATGAATTTATACCAAAGCCTGGGATACCTTGTAATGGGCAGCCGCTTACGGCGGTTAAGCGAGAGTTTTTTATCAGAAATTAACCGTGCTTACCAAAATGAGGGCATTGATTTTGATGCCAGCTGGTTCCCGGTATTTTATTTATTGTCGAAGAACGACGCTTTGTCTATCAAGGAGTTAAGCGAACAAACCGAGGTTTCGCACCCGGCTGCCAGCCAGCTCATCACCAATTTAAAAAACAAAAACCTGGTAACCAGCGCCACCTGTGCCGATGATGGGCGGAGGCAATTGATTACACTTACTGATAAAGGAAGGGATCTGTTACAGCAGATTATGCCTGTTTGGGATGCGATACTATTGGCGATGGACGAATTGATAACAGATAACCCCACATCTGACAACCTGCTGCCCGCTGTTGACGCTATGGAAAAAGTATTTAAACAAAACAGCTTAGCCGAAAAAATTGGCAGTAAACTATCCGTTGAACTTAAACCTGCAGCTAATGAGTAAAGTATTTAACTACGGTGCGGACCATTTAACGGCGGGTATTTGCATTGATATAGCCTCCGGCAAAACAAAAGGCTTGATCAATGGCCATACGGCTGACAGGGTGCGTGCATCGTGGCGCGAAGTGGAAAAGATTGTACACGCCCATCACCCGGTTTATGGTATCAATACGGGTTTCGGGCCTTTGTGTGATACCCGGATATCGGAAGCCGATACTTCTTTATTGCAAAGCAACCTGCTCAAAAGCCATAGTGTTGGCGTGGGTAAACCCATCCCTGCGGAGATAGCCAAACTGATGCTTATTACCAAAGTGCATGCACTGGCACAAGGCTATTCTGGCATTGCGCCTGAAACACTGGAGCGCATCATCTGGCATATCGACAATGATATTATCCCCGTAGTTCCTGAAAAAGGTTCGGTTGGCGCTTCCGGCGATCTTGCCCCCTTAGCGCACCTGTTTTTGCCCTTAATAGGCCTGGGCGAAGTTTTTGCCGGCGGAAACCGCCTGGCTACTTCGGGCATTTTAAGCGCTCACGGCCTTAAACCACTGGTACTGGGCCCAAAAGAAGGCCTGGCGCTGATCAACGGCACGCAGTTTATCCTGGCATTTGCTGTAAAGGCTGTACAACGGCTAAACGATGCATTGAATGCCGCAGATATCATAGGCGCTATGTCGTTAGAAGGTTTGATGGGTTCGGCTCGTCCTTTTGATGCCCGGTTGCATCAGTTACGCCCATACAAAGGCAATAAATTTGTCGCCAAACGCCTTCATACCTTGTTAAAAGATTCGGAGATCTGCAATTCGCATGTAAACTGCGACCGTGTGCAGGATCCCTACTCGCTTCGCTGTATGCCGCAAGTGCATGGCGCGTCGCGCAATGCCTGGCTGCATTTAAAAGAAATGACAGAGATCGAACTCAATTCGGTAACTGATAACCCTATTATTTTTAATGCCGAGGATACCATCAGCGGTGGCAACTTCCACGGGCAGCCCATGGCGATACCTTTAGATTATGCCACTATCGCGGCAGCAGAACTGGGCAATATTGCCGACCGCCGTTGCTACCTGATGAGCGAAGGACGTTACGGCTTACCAAAACTATTGACCCATAATGCCGGCCTGCATTCGGGTCTTATGATCCCGCAATACACTACGGCAGCTTTGGTTACAGAAAATAAAACGCTCTGTTTCCCGGCAAGTGCTGATAGTGTGCCGACATCCCTGGGTCAGGAGGACCATGTTTCGATGGGTTCTATCAGCGGACGTAAGCTGCACCAGGTAATTGATAATTTAGAATATATCCAGGCTATCGAACTCCTTTATGCTTCGCAGGCCATGGATTTCAGGCGGCCGCTCAAATCAACCCCGGTAATTGAGGCCTG
This genomic window contains:
- a CDS encoding MarR family winged helix-turn-helix transcriptional regulator, with amino-acid sequence MNLYQSLGYLVMGSRLRRLSESFLSEINRAYQNEGIDFDASWFPVFYLLSKNDALSIKELSEQTEVSHPAASQLITNLKNKNLVTSATCADDGRRQLITLTDKGRDLLQQIMPVWDAILLAMDELITDNPTSDNLLPAVDAMEKVFKQNSLAEKIGSKLSVELKPAANE
- the hutH gene encoding histidine ammonia-lyase → MSKVFNYGADHLTAGICIDIASGKTKGLINGHTADRVRASWREVEKIVHAHHPVYGINTGFGPLCDTRISEADTSLLQSNLLKSHSVGVGKPIPAEIAKLMLITKVHALAQGYSGIAPETLERIIWHIDNDIIPVVPEKGSVGASGDLAPLAHLFLPLIGLGEVFAGGNRLATSGILSAHGLKPLVLGPKEGLALINGTQFILAFAVKAVQRLNDALNAADIIGAMSLEGLMGSARPFDARLHQLRPYKGNKFVAKRLHTLLKDSEICNSHVNCDRVQDPYSLRCMPQVHGASRNAWLHLKEMTEIELNSVTDNPIIFNAEDTISGGNFHGQPMAIPLDYATIAAAELGNIADRRCYLMSEGRYGLPKLLTHNAGLHSGLMIPQYTTAALVTENKTLCFPASADSVPTSLGQEDHVSMGSISGRKLHQVIDNLEYIQAIELLYASQAMDFRRPLKSTPVIEACHQLVRSKVPFIDDDRIFADDINQLHQLITNGELLTTVNNTATANQIILNDDDFGIY